Proteins found in one Micromonospora sp. WMMD1082 genomic segment:
- a CDS encoding sugar ABC transporter permease, with amino-acid sequence MATEMLAAPATAGGSGRRPGLRGRGVRGNENIAGWLFVAPVIVILGLFLLLPILMALWVSLTDWNGQGSPFTSEVPFVGTDNYTRLFTADGLARRDFMTSIRNNVYYVALVVPTQTVLALGLALVVNNRLLKGKSFFRTAFYFPSVTSSVAISVVFLFLFANSGAVNNLLRLFGINGPQWFADSRGVLHLLLGLVGVDTPPAALVQGGPFGLSWWEWLSGPSIAMMSIITLVVWTTSGTFMLMFLAALQNVPVTLEEASTLDGASRWQRFRHVTLPLIKPTTFLVLTLGLIGSWQVFDQVYVMSQGDPAKSTVTPAYLSYRTAFRDFDYGSGAAISFVLFLIIIVLTLVQRRVMADRDDSQPRWVRRRRSRAGGSAR; translated from the coding sequence ATGGCGACGGAGATGTTGGCGGCCCCGGCGACCGCCGGCGGGTCTGGCCGGCGACCCGGGCTGCGCGGGCGCGGCGTACGCGGCAACGAGAACATCGCCGGCTGGCTGTTCGTCGCGCCGGTGATCGTCATCCTCGGGCTGTTCCTGCTGCTGCCGATCCTGATGGCGCTCTGGGTGAGCCTGACCGACTGGAACGGCCAGGGCAGCCCGTTCACCAGCGAGGTGCCCTTCGTGGGCACCGACAACTACACCCGGCTGTTCACCGCCGACGGCCTGGCCCGCCGGGACTTCATGACCAGCATCCGCAACAACGTCTACTACGTCGCACTCGTCGTGCCGACGCAGACGGTGCTCGCCCTCGGGCTGGCCCTGGTGGTCAACAACCGGCTGCTCAAGGGCAAGAGCTTCTTCCGGACGGCCTTCTACTTCCCGTCGGTCACCAGCTCGGTGGCGATCAGCGTGGTCTTCCTGTTCCTGTTCGCCAACTCGGGTGCGGTCAACAACCTGCTGCGGCTCTTCGGCATCAACGGGCCGCAGTGGTTCGCCGACTCCCGGGGCGTCCTGCACCTGCTGCTCGGCCTGGTCGGGGTGGACACCCCGCCCGCCGCACTGGTGCAGGGTGGACCGTTCGGACTCAGCTGGTGGGAGTGGCTCTCCGGGCCCAGCATCGCGATGATGTCCATCATCACGTTGGTGGTCTGGACCACCTCCGGCACGTTCATGCTGATGTTCCTCGCCGCCCTACAGAACGTCCCGGTCACGCTGGAGGAGGCGAGCACGCTCGACGGCGCGTCCCGCTGGCAGCGGTTCCGGCACGTCACCCTGCCGCTGATCAAGCCGACCACGTTCCTGGTGCTCACCCTCGGCCTGATCGGCTCCTGGCAGGTCTTCGACCAGGTGTACGTGATGAGCCAGGGCGACCCGGCCAAGAGCACCGTCACCCCGGCCTACCTGTCGTACCGCACCGCCTTCCGGGACTTCGACTACGGCTCCGGCGCGGCGATCTCGTTCGTCCTGTTTCTGATCATCATCGTGCTCACCCTCGTACAGCGCCGGGTGATGGCCGACCGGGACGACTCCCAACCCCGGTGGGTGCGGCGGCGCCGGAGCCGAGCGGGAGGGTCCGCGCGATGA
- a CDS encoding carbohydrate ABC transporter permease, whose protein sequence is MTTSTDRPTQPTRRGDQGPRTLATRFLGYAVLVFFALVFLYPFVIQIGNSFKTEPDAAANPLSPIPDPVVLDGFVRIFTGTNFPIWLGNSLLVTVLVTAGRVFFDSLAGYALARLRFRGRSGLFAAVIAVMAVPGVVLLIPKFLVLNQLGIYNSYTGLIVPLLADAAGVFIMKQFFESIPVSVEEAARIDGASIFRTFWSVVLPMAKPALITLTILSFQGSWNEFPHSLVAVQDPGLFTLPRGLADLVSGSLGKGTQYPLKLGAALLATIPVAIIFVVFQRYFVRDANEGADKG, encoded by the coding sequence ATGACCACGTCGACCGACCGCCCGACGCAGCCCACGCGGCGCGGCGACCAGGGTCCGCGCACCCTGGCCACCCGGTTTCTGGGGTACGCCGTCCTGGTCTTCTTCGCGCTGGTCTTCCTCTACCCGTTCGTCATCCAGATCGGGAACTCGTTCAAGACCGAGCCCGACGCGGCGGCCAACCCGCTCTCGCCGATCCCCGATCCGGTGGTGCTCGACGGTTTCGTCCGGATCTTCACCGGCACCAACTTCCCGATCTGGCTCGGCAACTCGCTGCTGGTGACGGTGCTGGTCACCGCCGGCCGGGTCTTCTTCGACTCGCTCGCCGGGTACGCGCTGGCCCGGCTGCGCTTCCGGGGCCGCTCCGGGCTCTTCGCGGCGGTGATCGCCGTGATGGCGGTGCCGGGCGTGGTGCTGCTGATCCCGAAGTTCCTGGTGCTCAACCAGCTCGGCATCTACAACAGCTACACCGGGCTGATCGTGCCGCTGCTCGCCGACGCGGCCGGCGTGTTCATCATGAAGCAGTTCTTCGAGTCCATCCCGGTCAGTGTGGAGGAGGCGGCCCGCATCGACGGCGCGAGCATCTTCCGCACCTTCTGGTCGGTGGTGCTGCCGATGGCGAAGCCGGCGCTGATCACCCTGACCATCCTGTCGTTCCAGGGCTCCTGGAACGAGTTCCCGCACAGCCTGGTCGCCGTGCAGGACCCGGGCCTGTTCACCCTGCCCCGGGGCCTCGCCGACCTGGTCAGCGGGTCGCTCGGCAAGGGCACCCAGTATCCGCTGAAGCTCGGCGCGGCGCTGCTGGCCACCATTCCGGTGGCGATCATCTTCGTCGTCTTCCAGCGCTACTTCGTCCGCGACGCGAACGAGGGCGCCGACAAGGGGTGA
- a CDS encoding LacI family DNA-binding transcriptional regulator, producing MTIATVARHAHVSRQTVSNVINAPHIVRPETRQRVQDAIVTLGYRANQAARQMRTGRSRLIAVRIEPTRDGINGSVLDRFLHGLTETAEAAGYRVMLYTAGDVDREIAAYGDLLSTYDLDGFVITGTDHGDPRTAWLAEREIPFVTFGRPWDHPHAHSWVDVDGAAGTAEATAHLVAAGHHRVGFIGWPAGSGVGDDRRSGWRRTLADAGVDPDGLDAETEDGIPEGARAARELLARPTSPTALVCASDSLALGARQALRAAGPDLSVIGFDDTPVAAAVGLSSVSQPLGDAAARCVDLLTDLLDGPRHGPRQVLLRPALVLRHTT from the coding sequence GTGACCATTGCCACGGTGGCCCGGCACGCGCACGTCAGTCGGCAGACCGTGTCCAACGTCATCAACGCGCCGCACATCGTGCGGCCCGAGACCCGGCAGCGGGTGCAGGACGCGATCGTCACCCTCGGCTACCGGGCCAACCAGGCGGCCCGGCAGATGCGTACCGGCCGCTCCCGGCTGATCGCGGTGCGTATCGAGCCGACCCGCGACGGCATCAACGGCTCGGTGCTCGACCGCTTCCTGCACGGGCTCACCGAGACCGCGGAGGCCGCCGGCTACCGGGTCATGCTCTACACCGCCGGCGACGTTGACCGCGAGATCGCCGCGTACGGCGACCTGCTGAGCACGTACGACCTCGACGGGTTCGTCATCACCGGCACCGACCACGGCGATCCGCGTACCGCCTGGCTGGCCGAACGCGAGATTCCGTTCGTCACGTTCGGCCGGCCGTGGGACCACCCGCACGCCCACAGCTGGGTCGACGTCGACGGGGCTGCCGGCACCGCGGAGGCGACCGCCCACCTCGTCGCCGCCGGCCACCACCGCGTCGGCTTCATCGGCTGGCCCGCCGGCTCCGGCGTCGGCGACGACCGCCGGTCGGGCTGGCGCCGCACGCTGGCCGACGCGGGTGTCGACCCCGACGGGCTGGACGCCGAGACGGAGGACGGCATCCCCGAAGGCGCCCGGGCGGCACGGGAACTGCTCGCCCGGCCCACCTCACCCACCGCCCTCGTCTGCGCCAGCGATTCGCTCGCCCTCGGCGCCCGCCAGGCCCTGCGCGCCGCCGGCCCGGACCTGTCGGTGATCGGCTTCGACGACACCCCGGTCGCCGCCGCGGTGGGCCTGAGCAGCGTCAGCCAACCGCTCGGCGACGCCGCCGCCCGCTGCGTCGACCTGCTCACCGACCTTCTCGACGGGCCGCGCCACGGCCCCCGGCAGGTGCTGCTCCGACCCGCGCTGGTCCTGCGGCACACCACCTGA
- a CDS encoding glycogen debranching N-terminal domain-containing protein: protein MTARHLQPLLHHLAGVVLAPTSALGDTAGQIRPLGVQGVFHADTRVLSRAELRVDEREPETIGHAPVGAHAARFVALARWLGDPGADPTVRLDRTRRLDRHGLTEEIRVVSTADAPVRATVTVDLGCDLAPIERVKTGFASPPMPARASAPGRLSWAVDGTTVTVTAEGAELDIAGDRVTAPRLSWPVALDARGSVTLRWRLDVTDPRAVVAYPPAEPTWSPPALRADDRRLGRLLGRALDDLHGLRLADPQAPGDVFLAAGVPWFLTLFGRDSLWAARMMLPLGTDLALGTLRVLARRQGRHTDPATGEQPGKILHELRRAEFDLPDEGLRLPPAYYGTVDATMLWINLLHDAWRWGLPAARIAPLLPHLDAALGWLREHADADGDGLIEYVDTTGHGLSNQGWKDSGDAVRFRDGSLATGPIALAEVQGYAHEAAINGAALLDAFGRPGADRWHEWAGRLAARFRAAFWVDGPYGPQPALALDRDKRPVDSLTSNIGHLLGTGLLDADEQAQVARLLGTDALSGAFGLRTMSTLDAGFSPLSYHCGSVWTHDTAIVLAGLARAGFHEPALRLADGLLAAAEAFDYQLPELHGGDDRAALGRPVPYPAACRPQAWSAASAVSLLHAATGIYPDVPAGAVRVDPLAGPRLGAVSVIGLRVAGAEVGVSVDGAGRAAVSELPAGLTVTMTAIPSQRSSSPETASRR from the coding sequence GTGACCGCACGCCACCTGCAACCCCTGCTGCACCACCTGGCGGGAGTGGTCCTCGCCCCGACCAGTGCGCTCGGGGATACCGCCGGGCAGATCCGGCCGCTCGGCGTCCAGGGCGTCTTCCACGCCGACACCCGCGTCCTGTCCCGCGCCGAACTCCGCGTCGACGAACGCGAACCCGAGACGATCGGCCACGCGCCCGTCGGCGCCCACGCCGCCCGCTTCGTCGCCCTGGCCCGCTGGCTGGGCGACCCCGGCGCCGACCCGACCGTCCGCCTCGACCGGACCCGCCGCCTCGACCGGCACGGCCTCACCGAGGAGATCCGCGTCGTCTCCACCGCCGACGCGCCCGTGCGGGCCACCGTCACCGTCGACCTCGGCTGCGACCTCGCCCCGATCGAGCGGGTCAAGACCGGCTTCGCCAGCCCGCCGATGCCCGCGCGGGCATCGGCCCCCGGCCGGCTCAGCTGGGCCGTCGACGGCACCACGGTCACCGTCACCGCCGAGGGCGCCGAGCTGGACATCGCCGGGGACCGGGTCACCGCCCCCCGCCTGAGCTGGCCGGTCGCCCTCGACGCGCGCGGCAGCGTCACCCTGCGCTGGCGGCTCGACGTCACCGACCCGCGCGCCGTCGTCGCGTACCCGCCGGCGGAGCCGACCTGGTCCCCGCCGGCGTTGCGCGCCGACGACCGGCGGTTGGGCCGGCTGCTCGGCCGCGCCCTCGACGACCTGCACGGGCTGCGCCTGGCCGACCCGCAGGCCCCGGGCGACGTGTTCCTGGCCGCCGGGGTGCCCTGGTTCCTCACCCTCTTCGGCCGCGACAGCCTCTGGGCCGCCCGGATGATGCTGCCGCTCGGCACCGACCTGGCCCTGGGCACCCTGCGCGTGCTCGCCCGACGGCAGGGCCGGCACACCGACCCGGCCACCGGCGAACAGCCCGGCAAGATCCTGCACGAGCTGCGTCGTGCCGAGTTCGACCTGCCCGACGAGGGCCTGCGGCTGCCGCCCGCCTACTACGGCACCGTGGACGCCACCATGCTCTGGATCAACCTGCTGCACGACGCCTGGCGCTGGGGGCTGCCCGCCGCGCGCATCGCACCCCTGCTGCCGCACCTCGACGCCGCGCTCGGCTGGCTGCGCGAGCACGCCGACGCGGACGGCGACGGCCTGATCGAGTACGTCGACACCACCGGACACGGCCTGTCCAACCAGGGCTGGAAGGACTCCGGCGACGCCGTCCGGTTCCGGGACGGTAGCCTGGCCACCGGACCGATCGCCCTCGCCGAGGTGCAGGGCTACGCGCACGAGGCCGCGATCAACGGCGCCGCCCTGCTTGACGCGTTCGGCCGGCCCGGCGCCGACCGGTGGCACGAGTGGGCCGGCCGGCTCGCCGCCCGGTTCCGGGCCGCGTTCTGGGTCGACGGGCCGTACGGTCCGCAGCCGGCCCTCGCCCTGGACCGCGACAAGCGCCCGGTCGACTCGTTGACCAGCAACATCGGTCACCTGCTCGGCACCGGCCTGCTCGACGCCGACGAGCAGGCGCAGGTCGCCCGGCTGCTCGGCACCGACGCCCTGTCCGGCGCGTTCGGGCTGCGCACGATGTCCACCCTGGACGCCGGCTTCAGCCCGCTGTCGTACCACTGCGGCTCGGTCTGGACCCACGACACCGCCATCGTGCTCGCTGGGCTGGCCCGCGCCGGGTTCCACGAGCCCGCGCTGCGCCTGGCCGACGGGCTGCTCGCCGCCGCCGAGGCGTTCGACTACCAGCTGCCGGAGCTGCACGGCGGCGACGACCGGGCGGCGCTCGGCCGTCCCGTGCCGTACCCGGCGGCCTGCCGCCCGCAGGCCTGGTCGGCGGCGTCCGCGGTGTCGCTGCTGCACGCCGCCACCGGCATCTACCCCGATGTGCCCGCCGGCGCGGTACGCGTCGACCCGCTGGCCGGTCCCCGGCTCGGTGCGGTGTCGGTGATCGGACTGCGGGTGGCCGGTGCCGAGGTCGGGGTGAGCGTCGACGGCGCCGGGCGGGCTGCCGTCTCGGAGCTGCCCGCCGGACTGACGGTCACCATGACCGCGATCCCCTCGCAGCGGAGTTCCTCACCGGAGACGGCGTCCCGCCGGTGA
- a CDS encoding extracellular solute-binding protein yields MTPRVLTRVAVAGLTAAALLGATACGSGFDDSTDDTAQSTGPASLQIMIGSSGDAETKAVQDAAAAWATASGNTATVIAAQDLTQQLGQGLAGGNPPDVFYVDATRFADYASVGALEPYGDRISDTGDFYESLRTTFTYDGKLYCAPKDFSTLALQINTDLWTKAGLTDADVPTTWEQLTAAARKIKATGAVPLVLGDTRDRIGAFLVQNGGWLISADGRAPTGDTPENVTALTHVKELVTEGLAQFPKQLDAGWSGEAFGKGSAVLTIEGNWIKGALQNDFPDVNYRVVELPAGPAGKGTLSFTQCWGIAAKSAHKEQAIAFVEAMTSGEQQMTFAKAFGVMPSRQSVRDEYTAAFPADKPFIDGAEYAQGPVNAPKMDSVLQDLEAGLQGLANGDPKNILATFDKNAQAALGGS; encoded by the coding sequence ATGACACCCCGCGTCCTCACCCGCGTGGCCGTAGCCGGCCTCACCGCCGCCGCGCTGCTCGGCGCGACCGCCTGCGGCAGCGGCTTCGACGACTCCACCGACGACACCGCCCAGTCCACCGGCCCGGCCAGCCTCCAGATCATGATCGGCTCCTCCGGTGACGCCGAGACCAAGGCCGTGCAGGACGCTGCGGCGGCCTGGGCCACCGCCTCCGGCAACACGGCCACCGTCATCGCGGCACAGGACCTGACCCAGCAGTTGGGCCAGGGCCTGGCCGGCGGCAACCCGCCGGACGTCTTCTACGTCGACGCCACCCGCTTCGCCGACTACGCCAGCGTCGGCGCCCTCGAACCGTACGGCGACCGGATCAGCGACACCGGCGACTTCTACGAGAGCCTGCGCACCACCTTCACCTACGACGGCAAGCTCTACTGCGCGCCGAAGGACTTCTCCACCCTTGCCCTCCAGATCAACACCGATCTCTGGACGAAGGCCGGCCTGACCGACGCGGACGTGCCGACCACCTGGGAGCAGCTCACCGCCGCCGCCCGCAAGATCAAGGCAACGGGGGCGGTGCCGCTGGTGCTCGGCGACACCCGCGACCGCATCGGCGCGTTCCTGGTGCAGAACGGTGGCTGGCTGATCAGTGCGGACGGCCGTGCGCCCACCGGTGATACCCCGGAGAACGTGACCGCGCTGACCCACGTCAAGGAGCTGGTCACCGAGGGTCTGGCCCAGTTCCCGAAGCAGCTCGACGCGGGCTGGTCCGGTGAGGCGTTCGGCAAGGGCTCGGCCGTGCTGACCATCGAGGGCAACTGGATCAAGGGCGCCCTGCAGAACGACTTCCCCGACGTGAACTACCGGGTCGTCGAGCTGCCGGCGGGACCTGCGGGCAAGGGCACGCTCTCCTTCACCCAGTGCTGGGGCATCGCGGCGAAGTCGGCGCACAAGGAGCAGGCGATCGCCTTCGTCGAGGCGATGACCAGCGGGGAGCAGCAGATGACCTTCGCGAAGGCGTTCGGCGTGATGCCGTCGCGGCAGTCGGTCCGCGACGAGTACACCGCGGCGTTCCCCGCCGACAAGCCGTTCATCGACGGCGCCGAGTACGCCCAGGGTCCGGTGAACGCCCCCAAGATGGACAGCGTCCTGCAGGACCTCGAAGCCGGCCTGCAGGGGCTCGCCAACGGCGACCCGAAGAACATCCTCGCCACCTTCGACAAGAACGCGCAGGCCGCGCTCGGCGGCAGCTGA